The following proteins come from a genomic window of Pseudomonadota bacterium:
- a CDS encoding hydroxylase, with protein sequence MNIHYLEVVTPDVDAVCATYQQLYNCTFSEPVALLGGARTAPLPNGGQVGVRAPMHDAEEPETRTYVLVDNIERALNEAVQLGADVAHPPLELAGLGQFAIYRLGSLMHGLWQR encoded by the coding sequence ATGAATATTCACTATTTAGAGGTAGTCACACCGGATGTCGACGCGGTGTGCGCAACCTATCAACAGCTGTATAACTGCACGTTTAGCGAGCCCGTCGCACTACTCGGTGGCGCGCGCACCGCGCCGCTGCCCAATGGCGGGCAAGTGGGCGTTCGCGCACCCATGCACGACGCCGAAGAACCGGAAACACGCACCTATGTGCTCGTGGACAACATTGAACGCGCGTTAAACGAGGCTGTACAACTCGGTGCGGACGTGGCCCACCCACCACTAGAGTTAGCCGGTCTAGGTCAATTTGCCATCTACCGATTGGGGAGTTTGATGCACGGTTTGTGGCAGCGCTAG
- the tal gene encoding transaldolase, protein MDKLSQLREMTDVVADTGDIEAIAKYQPVDATTNPSLLLKAAQMPQYAALIDAEASAVAAQNVSEAEAVTLLGDRFAVAIGREITRIIPGRISTEVDARLSFDRDASVATARRIIALYNEAGIGRERVLIKLASTWEGIEAARVLEAEGINCNLTLMFADIQAVAAAEAGAFLISPFVGRILDWHKKDTGRDSYPAEEDPGVLSVRNIYQLYKDRGYKTVVMGASFRNAGEIEALAGCDRLTIGPNFLEELSNDTGHLARVLSPDERKPYTDYTLEGEADFRFQMNSNAMATEKLAEGIRSFVADQITLETLLAGKLAAAA, encoded by the coding sequence GTGGACAAACTGAGTCAACTTCGAGAAATGACCGACGTCGTTGCCGATACCGGTGATATTGAAGCGATTGCCAAGTATCAGCCTGTGGATGCGACCACCAACCCCTCGCTGCTGCTGAAGGCGGCGCAGATGCCTCAATACGCGGCGTTGATCGATGCCGAAGCCAGCGCCGTGGCAGCGCAAAATGTGTCGGAAGCCGAGGCGGTTACACTGCTTGGCGATCGCTTTGCAGTGGCGATTGGTCGCGAAATCACCCGCATCATTCCGGGTCGTATTTCAACCGAAGTCGATGCGAGACTGTCGTTCGATCGCGATGCGTCCGTCGCGACCGCACGTCGCATTATCGCCCTTTACAATGAGGCCGGTATCGGACGCGAACGCGTGTTGATTAAACTCGCCTCGACCTGGGAGGGGATTGAAGCGGCCCGCGTGCTGGAAGCCGAAGGGATCAACTGCAATCTAACCCTGATGTTTGCCGATATTCAGGCCGTCGCGGCGGCCGAGGCCGGGGCGTTTTTGATTTCACCGTTTGTCGGTCGCATTTTGGACTGGCATAAGAAAGACACCGGCCGCGATAGTTATCCAGCCGAGGAGGATCCAGGTGTCCTGTCGGTCCGCAACATTTATCAGCTGTATAAAGACCGTGGCTACAAAACCGTGGTGATGGGCGCCAGTTTTCGCAATGCCGGTGAAATTGAGGCGTTGGCCGGGTGCGATCGCCTGACCATCGGGCCTAACTTTCTGGAGGAGTTGTCCAATGATACGGGCCACTTAGCCCGTGTCCTAAGTCCCGACGAGCGCAAGCCATATACGGACTACACGCTCGAAGGTGAGGCCGATTTTCGATTTCAAATGAACAGTAATGCCATGGCAACGGAGAAATTGGCCGAAGGCATTCGGTCGTTTGTGGCTGATCAGATCACGCTCGAGACGTTACTCGCCGGTAAACTTGCCGCGGCCGCTTGA
- a CDS encoding VPLPA-CTERM sorting domain-containing protein, which produces MNRTRLASLTQALMLAAALAAGWSANANTAVTVIGTDNLLQQPTGTAVLGYEFVAATDLTVTAIGILDAGSNGLSSPHTLAIWDDLGNVVIQLLVPAGGGELDNGFRYLDINPLVLTADTKFVIGAYYFGGNGDSVAVATSASDYVLDPALTILGGRALTGSLGFPGEDTDEIYFGPNFRFTAVPLPGAAWLLISALGIMGALRRR; this is translated from the coding sequence ATGAACAGAACACGCCTCGCTTCACTGACTCAAGCACTGATGCTGGCCGCCGCGCTTGCCGCCGGCTGGTCCGCCAACGCCAACACCGCCGTCACAGTCATTGGCACCGATAATCTCTTACAGCAACCGACCGGTACGGCCGTGTTGGGCTATGAATTTGTAGCCGCAACCGATCTGACGGTCACCGCCATTGGCATTTTGGACGCAGGCAGCAATGGCTTGTCCAGTCCACACACCCTGGCCATTTGGGATGATCTGGGCAATGTGGTTATTCAGCTGCTGGTACCCGCCGGTGGTGGCGAACTCGATAACGGCTTTCGGTATCTGGACATCAATCCGCTGGTGCTCACGGCCGACACCAAATTTGTCATCGGGGCGTACTACTTTGGGGGCAATGGCGACAGCGTTGCCGTGGCCACCTCCGCCTCGGATTACGTACTGGATCCAGCGCTCACCATTTTAGGCGGCCGCGCGCTGACCGGCTCGTTGGGCTTTCCAGGCGAAGACACCGATGAGATTTACTTTGGTCCCAACTTCCGTTTTACGGCGGTGCCTTTGCCGGGGGCGGCTTGGCTTCTAATAAGTGCGCTCGGCATCATGGGCGCGTTGCGTCGTCGCTAG
- a CDS encoding NADPH:quinone oxidoreductase family protein has translation MRALLCKEHGPANKLVVETVDDPTPGKGEVLIEVAAAGINFPDTLIIEGKYQMQPPMPFTPGGEAAGTVVAVGEGVKRVTVGQRVIALCMIGAFAEKLVAPEVAVVPMPDEMDFVTAAGFTLTYATSYYALKQRAQLADGDSLLVLGAAGGVGLAAVELGRIMGATVIAAASNDEKLAATKEAGATHLLNYTQDDVKKTVKALTDGRGVDVVYDPVGGELSEQALRATAWDGRFLVIGFASGDIPKIPLNLPLLKGLHIVGVFWGSWVTQFPKESMGNMAELFGFYTAGQLKPRVTQTYSLDQYEEAFGVLTGRRAIGKVVFTL, from the coding sequence ATGCGCGCACTGTTGTGTAAAGAACATGGTCCTGCCAACAAACTGGTTGTTGAAACGGTTGATGATCCGACGCCGGGTAAAGGCGAGGTGCTCATTGAGGTGGCTGCAGCAGGCATCAATTTCCCCGATACGCTAATTATCGAGGGCAAGTATCAAATGCAGCCACCGATGCCGTTTACACCGGGCGGGGAAGCGGCCGGGACGGTCGTGGCGGTGGGGGAAGGCGTCAAACGCGTGACCGTTGGCCAGCGTGTGATTGCGTTATGCATGATCGGCGCGTTTGCCGAAAAGCTGGTGGCGCCGGAAGTGGCGGTCGTGCCGATGCCCGATGAAATGGATTTTGTCACCGCGGCTGGTTTCACGCTCACGTACGCGACGTCGTACTACGCGCTGAAACAGCGCGCGCAACTTGCCGACGGCGATTCGTTACTGGTGCTCGGTGCAGCGGGCGGTGTCGGCTTGGCGGCGGTTGAGCTCGGTCGCATCATGGGTGCCACGGTCATTGCCGCGGCCAGTAATGATGAGAAACTCGCGGCCACGAAAGAAGCTGGCGCGACACACTTACTGAACTACACGCAAGACGACGTTAAGAAAACCGTCAAAGCCTTAACGGATGGTCGTGGGGTTGACGTGGTGTACGATCCGGTTGGCGGTGAGCTGTCGGAACAAGCACTGCGCGCGACGGCATGGGATGGACGCTTTCTTGTGATCGGATTTGCCAGTGGTGACATTCCTAAAATTCCGCTCAATCTGCCTCTGCTCAAAGGCCTGCATATTGTCGGCGTATTCTGGGGCTCCTGGGTGACGCAGTTTCCGAAAGAATCGATGGGCAACATGGCCGAACTGTTTGGTTTTTATACCGCGGGCCAGCTCAAACCACGCGTCACCCAAACGTATTCGTTGGACCAGTACGAAGAAGCCTTTGGCGTGCTCACAGGACGCCGCGCGATTGGCAAAGTGGTCTTTACGCTTTAG
- a CDS encoding MaoC family dehydratase: MPTQTIEELQARIGEELGVSNWIEVSQARINEFAEVTEDRQFIHTDPEAAAKTPFGGTIAHGYLTLSLLPVLLQDIQFAPANTVMAINYGADKLRFLAPVPSGSRIRARLTLIDITKKRAGQFMVRGGVTVDIEGSDKPALSVEALTLLIVPA; this comes from the coding sequence ATGCCCACACAAACCATCGAAGAACTGCAGGCTCGAATTGGCGAAGAGCTCGGTGTGTCCAACTGGATTGAAGTCAGTCAGGCGCGCATTAATGAATTTGCCGAGGTAACAGAGGATCGGCAGTTTATTCACACCGACCCAGAAGCCGCGGCCAAGACGCCATTTGGCGGTACGATTGCACATGGCTATTTGACGCTCTCGCTATTGCCGGTGTTGTTGCAGGACATTCAATTTGCGCCGGCTAACACGGTAATGGCGATCAATTACGGTGCCGATAAGCTACGCTTTCTCGCGCCGGTGCCGAGTGGCAGTCGCATTCGGGCGCGCCTGACCCTGATCGATATCACGAAGAAACGGGCCGGTCAGTTCATGGTTCGCGGCGGCGTTACCGTCGACATCGAAGGAAGCGATAAGCCCGCTTTGAGCGTTGAAGCGCTCACCCTTTTGATCGTACCGGCCTGA
- a CDS encoding acyl-CoA dehydrogenase family protein, producing the protein MNLEISEQSAALLTRATNFINERVIPVEDEFVAEIDVGDRWTHTDRQTDILETLKREARAQGLWNFFLPEEGPGISAVDYAYIAEQTGRTYLAAEAFNCSAPDTGNMEVLHRYGSEAQKERWLKPLLDGTIRSAFAMTEPGVASSDATNISMSAVEDGDEWVINGEKFYISGAGDPRCKILICMVNTDPDAGRHQQHSQILVPMGTPGLEVVRPMHVFSLDDAPHGHMHLKFNNVRVPLENLILGRGRGFEISQGRLGPGRIHHCMRAIGAAEKALQLMCERAVSRKAFGKPLADLGGNYDIIANARMDIDMARLLTLQTAYIIDHHGVKAARTMISKIKVVAPTVALRVIDEAIQMFGATGVSQDTPLAHMYMQMRTLRLADGPDAVHRRVVAREELGRYARP; encoded by the coding sequence ATGAATCTTGAAATCAGTGAACAGTCTGCGGCGCTATTAACGCGTGCAACCAACTTTATCAACGAGCGCGTGATCCCCGTGGAAGACGAGTTTGTGGCGGAAATCGATGTCGGTGATCGATGGACACACACCGATCGTCAGACCGACATTCTCGAGACGCTCAAACGCGAGGCGCGCGCTCAGGGGTTGTGGAATTTTTTCTTGCCAGAAGAGGGGCCTGGTATCAGCGCCGTCGATTACGCCTACATCGCGGAGCAAACCGGTCGCACGTATTTGGCGGCTGAGGCGTTCAACTGCAGCGCACCCGACACCGGCAATATGGAAGTGTTGCATCGCTATGGCTCCGAGGCACAAAAGGAGCGCTGGCTCAAGCCGTTGCTTGACGGCACGATTCGGTCGGCGTTTGCTATGACCGAACCGGGTGTGGCGTCGAGTGACGCCACTAATATTTCGATGTCGGCGGTGGAAGATGGCGACGAGTGGGTGATCAACGGCGAGAAGTTTTATATTTCCGGTGCTGGCGATCCGCGCTGCAAAATTCTAATTTGTATGGTCAATACCGACCCGGACGCGGGTCGTCATCAACAACATTCGCAAATATTGGTGCCGATGGGCACGCCTGGGCTTGAAGTGGTGCGGCCCATGCACGTATTTTCATTGGACGATGCGCCGCATGGGCACATGCATTTGAAATTTAATAACGTGCGCGTGCCGCTTGAGAATTTGATTCTTGGTCGCGGTCGAGGCTTTGAGATTTCACAAGGTCGTTTAGGGCCTGGGCGCATTCATCACTGTATGCGCGCCATCGGTGCCGCAGAGAAAGCGTTGCAGCTGATGTGTGAGCGAGCAGTATCGCGCAAAGCGTTTGGTAAACCGCTGGCCGATTTGGGTGGCAACTACGACATTATTGCGAATGCGCGGATGGACATCGACATGGCGCGCTTGCTCACCTTGCAAACCGCGTACATTATTGATCACCACGGTGTGAAAGCCGCGCGAACGATGATCTCGAAGATCAAGGTCGTCGCCCCGACGGTGGCGTTGCGCGTGATTGATGAAGCCATACAAATGTTCGGCGCAACAGGTGTGTCACAAGATACGCCGCTGGCCCATATGTATATGCAAATGCGCACGCTTCGGCTCGCCGATGGCCCGGACGCGGTACATCGGCGTGTGGTGGCGCGCGAAGAGCTAGGTCGGTATGCGCGCCCATAA